The sequence below is a genomic window from Myxocyprinus asiaticus isolate MX2 ecotype Aquarium Trade chromosome 9, UBuf_Myxa_2, whole genome shotgun sequence.
GGAGATAGAGCAAACAGGGCCTTTATTACAAGCATTTGaagccttttatttttttttttttttttttttttacacgattTTTGAAGCTGCGTTGAGGCATCCCCTGTCTTTCAGATGTGTATTTTGGAATagaaggtgatagagaaaaaatatattttttctagtgtTAGCTGGCACGTAGAACAAcgatttaagaccaaaagtagagagTTAGTGCAAACAGAGCTTGTATTAtaagcttttgaaattgaacaTAAAAAAGGGTCAGTTTGACACTTAAGTACCAGGGTGGTGACTTTTTTGTAGCGATGTGTATAAAtacatgaaattaaaaaaaaatggcattgtcaggttcagatcacctctgtggaggatgtcatgaagtttTATGCTGAAAACTTAGTTACGCtgatgtaaatcagtgttaaCCACTTAGTTTGAGATTTTGTTCTCTAATGCAATGAATTTCATAAATGTTTAATATGTGGCTTAAgtgctactgttgtttttattgtcatgtaTTTAAAATCGAAAACTAACTTATCCCTGTCCTAAGTACAATGGAAAAATTGAACTTATCTGTcatttttctgttatgttttttCCCATTGTTAGGTAAGAAAGGCCATATGGCATTTCAGCGTATGGACCAGATCTATGAGCTACAAGAGGAGGCCTATAAGAACTTGGAAACAGAAATCACAATCTTATAGAAACACCAGAAACTCATTTGACTTTATCTGATTGGTTAGTGCTCAGGCCGGTTTTGATAAAACACATTCCATATGTGTGCTTGTACGTATATTGCCTGGTATTTAATATGCATTTTAAGTATTATTTccattttgtgttattttaactgaagtgaaatatttatgaataaactgttttctatattatatatgtatgatATATAGCATAAAACGTATtgacaataaatgtaaatatcagcTCTCAGAGTTGCTCATTAATTAAAGCAACAACTAATCTGTTTTGATGGCTGTTTAGTTATAATTTCAACCTATGCGAGGTCCAAAAAATAAATCGTTCATGACTATAAACATCTATATCCTACCATTTTGATTAGTTTGCATAATTTTTCCTTTTACATTCCCAAGGAGTCCAATTCATGTTCTATTTTTGTGCATCTTACCAGAATGTgtatcaaacacatacaggtgcatctcaataaattagaatgttgtggaaaagttcatttatatcagtaattcaactcaaattgtgaaactcgtgtattaaataaattcaatgcacacagactgaagtagtttaagtctttggttcttttaattgtgatgattttggctcacatttaacaaaaacccaccaattctcaaaaaattagaatacatcataagaccaataaaaaaacatttttagtgaattgttggccttctggaaagtatgttcatttactgtatatgtactcaatacttggtaggggctccttttgctttaattaccgcctcaattcggtgtggcatggaggtgatcagtttgtggcactgctgaggtggtatggaagcccaggtttctttgacagtggccttcagctcatctgcattttttggtctcttgtttctcattttcctcttgacaataccccatagattctctatggggttcaggtctggtgagtttgctggccagtcaagcacaccaacaccatggtcatttaaccaacttttggtgcttttggcagtgtgggcaggtgccaaatcctgctggaaaatgaaatcagcatctttaaaaagctggtcagcagaaggaagcatgaagtgctccaaaatttcttggtaaacgggtgcagtgactttggttttcaaaaaacacaatggaccaacaccagtagatgacattgcaccccaaatcatcacagactgtggaaacttaacactgaacttcaagcaacttgggctatgagcttctccacccttcctccagactctaggaccttggtttccaaatgaaatacaaaacttgctctcatctgaaaagaggactttggaccactgggcaacagtccagttcttcttctccttaacccaggtaagacgcctctgacgttgtctgtggttcaggagtggcttaacaagaggaatacgacaactgtagccaaattccttgacatgtctgtgtgtggtggctcttgatgccttgaccccagcctcagtccattccttgtgaagttcacccaaattcttgaattgattttgcttgacaatcctcataaagctgtggttctcttggttggttgtgcatctttttcttccacactttttccttccactcaactttctgttaacatgcttggatacagcactctgtgaacagccagcttctttggcaatgaatgtttgtggcttaccctccttgtgaagggtgtcaatgattgtcttctggacaactgtcagatcagcagtcttccccatgattgtgtagcctagtgaaccaaactgagagaccattttgaaggctcaggaaacctttgcaggtgttttgagttgattagctgattggcatgtcaccatattctaatttgttgagatagtgaattggtgggtttttgttaaatgtgagccaaaatcatcacaattaaaagaaccaaagacttaaactacttcagtctgtgtgcattaaatttatttaatacacgagtttcacaatttgagttgaattactgaaataaacgaacttttccacgacattctaatttgagatgcacctgtatttgttttacagaaaaacaTTGTTAGTGAAAAGTACGAAGCTGCTTGGATGAGAGGGCGAGAATtgttttttgaaatatttttgtatgctctcacaatagtttgttcccttgcaataaattaaccatgattttactacagtaacaatattttaaccatgatattcgttgTGAagccatagtgataatacaggaaaatgaaaactatgggaataaaaattataattttgtggttatggttttactatacaaatatcATAGTTAAATTGTGGTAACTGGAGtaaaaccatggctttactatatgCAACCATGacagttccatgtttttttttttttttgtggaaacattgttttactatagtaatattataataACCATGAAAAGTAACAATgttttttggcggaaaccatggtttttgtACAGTATACTttatctatttatatatatatgtatctaaaccatggtttaactatggATTAACCATAgctaatcttgtggttactatggttttaccacagtatttgtagtaaaaccataaacaaaaaattatgatttatagttttcattttcctgtattattactatggatTTACtgtgaatatcaaggttaaaatatggttactgcagtaaaaccatggtaaatttattgtgagggaacgcaaactatttcagaaaaaaaaaaatcctgccctgtcctctaaggggctctgcaCCTTTAttcatcccttatgaaaattaaatatggttttactacagtaaacatattttaaccatgatatttgtggtaatacaggaaaacaaaaacaaataaaaatcaaacgTACTTCCAAAAAAACATGATCAATTTGTGGTATAGGTAATATGGTTACATGGTTTCTGTAggtttactatagtgaaaccatggttaattttcatatggGCATTTTATTTACTACATGGTGTAGTTAAACTGTATATGGCCTAACTGtgtgctttttgtttttcctgctagtaatatggttttactacaaatatagtATAGTTATCGTAAATTTAGTGCTTACAGTTCCAATTAAAATACCATAATTGAActacggttactgtagtaaaaccatggttaattttcattagggatggataaaggtattgcgagggaatgctaaACTATATCAGCAAATTTAATCATCTCTTTAATCATCAATAAAACAGCCAATAGTTTCAGACTTCCTAATAAAGAATATTACAACAGCTTATGCAGTTACATCCATGCTGAAAAATTTGACTTAATGACACAGTGAACAGGTTTTAATGTCTGAAATGGTCTTTTCTCACAAACAGTGTCCCGAAGTTTGAcatggtgtagtggactaaagcactgaactgataagcggaaagttgttggttcaatccccacagccaccaccattgtgtccttgagcaaggcacttaactccaggttgctccagggggattgtccctgtaacaagtgcactgtaagtcactttggcgtctgccaaatgcataaatgtaaataattaatctaaaaccattaaaaaaaaacaagcagttTGAATGACCTcatattgagagactacatgaactgtttgtatttttaaaaatgtgtcatagttcacacaaaaatgaaaaatctcatcatttactctaataccatcccagatgtgacttactttcttctacagaacacaaatatttttagaagaatatctcagctctgtatgttcatacaatgcaagtgaatgggtaccaacattttaaagctacaagcatataaatgcagcacaaaagtaatccataaaactccagtggttaaatctataccttcagaagcgatatgataggtgtgggtgataaacatatcaatattaagcccttttgttttttttgttttactataaatctccactttcactttcttctgttttttgtgattcacatttttcacaccacctactgggcagggagaagaatttgtagtaaaaaaggacttacattttgatctgtttcttagccacacctatcatatcacttctaaagatacagatttaaccactggggtcttatggattacttttatgctgatttatgtgctttttgttgctttaaaatgttggtacccattcacttgcattgtatgaacctacagagctgaaatattcttctaaaaatctttgcttgtgttctgcagaagaaagacagacatacacatctgggatggtatgagggtgagtagatgagagaactttcatttttgggtgaactctccctttaagtaAACTGGAATAGAAATGTTTCGATTtcttacagcacctaaaatatacagttTTCTAAAATCTTGAAGTTGAATGCAAAAAAAATGAAGCACATATTTGGAACTAAATGTGGATTAATGATTCAACCATATTGCTTGCTTAGATCATTAGAAACTTTATTGAATTAAAAGTTGTGACAGCATTTGAGCTAATTCAGCAGTGCAGAAACAAGAGCCCATCGGGGACTACGATGCGCTCCACACCTTTAGCTCAACTTTAATTCACCTCTATCCTCTTAACACTTGTATTAATACCGATTATTGACACAAGAACAGAAACCCAAAAATCACAATATACAAACTCTGACACACGCGCACACATTATCATCTACCCTTCAGAAAAAAATTCAGCATCCAGAAATTAAAGAGTGTGCACCGAACACAACAAGAAAGGAACCCTAGAGGTAACCCATGCAAGCGTCAAGACTCCTTAACCAAAGTTGAGATATCCCTGTGCCATGGGGAACAGATCTGAGTCAGGGAACGAGGGCAGTTCGTTATGGGTTACAGTGTGGGTACAAAGAACTTAAACGTCCCAGCATTTATGGTGGGTTTTGGATTCACAGTCCGGATTGAGATTAACCGGGGTCTGTGTAAGAGTGCCATTGGACTTCTAGGTGCCCACAATGTTGGGGTCGTGTGCTGAGGCTGGCAGTGGCGAGTCGTGGCAGTGATACAGAAAGCAGTTTCCCCAGCAGCTGTAGCAGATGAGAAACAGCGCCGCCAGGAAGACTAAGGCACAAATGGTACATGGCTTCCTCTCCAACAGGAAGCTGATCAGGTAGAAGCCCATGAACATGGAGTGGTTGAACCACAGGGCCGGATTCAACGGTTTAGGGATCAAGAGAACCGGGAGTAACCACTGGAGGCAGTACATTGTGTCTGTGGTGTGGGGTGGCCTAGAATGAGCTCAGATATCCAACGTGACACTACACACTGACAAATCCCTTGTGTATCTGCAAGGGATTAGACTTGAAATCCAAATACAGGGCGAGGCCTTTGGAAACggagagaaagaaaacaaatgaatacATATAGTTAGATCATTTATAGGCAAAGAAATTCAAGCTTCTCTTACAGTCAAAGGCTATACTCAGTCAAAACCATAGAAGGCATCGAggtgtgtattttaaaaaagcaaCGGTGTGTATTTTAGGAAATTGTGCACCAGAAAGCTATTTTTAGTTCGTGGCCTTGAGTTCTAGATGATGAAACATGGAGCTAACATGACAGCCAGTGTAACTTCAATCTATATAAACATGTTGGACtagttaacccttgtgcgaccttggagacatttttgtctttttcattttttcgaTAATTTTGgttgttaatgccaacggcatacattttgccaaaggtgtgtattttggggggaattttgatatttcaacctcagttcctataatacacagtgtacacaaaatagttacactcaggaccttaaggacaaaaatgtccccattgaaacccattaaactgCAATATtagatcccagtgccattaaagcataaaatcatgaattctacgatattatgctttcattcccgAACcttggcaccatttttctcatttttagcctatggagcaaatacatggttttttcctattttctgtttgctgtattatagagcactgcaggccaatttaaTAAACGATGCAACTAAaactgtgtgggtgtgttggtattaatgtcagtgtgttttgtatgtgggaattgagaaatgtgtgtaaaaaaacaacattggcattaggtaaacaaactggcatttaaagggttaaaatcctgaaaatgaatatttgatcaggactgatgctggttaaaaaaaacaaatcagtgaaagtggaaaataatattaatatataatattatggcagtttttttgacacggacatttttgtcctctaaggtcctgagtgtgaggtttttttttttttatctgacactgcacaaaaaaataataatgcatcaaaatcaatgttgttgctaatcactgacatatcccagactgtgttAATCCCCCCCcctttagcatttagtatatggaaaataatatttttgtgtgtgggggggggggaggggttcataaaaaacaacagtggcactatataaacaaactggcatttaaagggttaaaatcctgaaaatgagtgaatatttggtagttatgatcaggactgttttggttaaaaaaaaaatttaactaattgaaagtggaaaataatattaatatataatattatggcagtttttttgacgcggacattgtttgtcctctaaggacctctgagtaacttttttaaagttACTCACAAGGGTTAAATAAGTTAAACACTCAAAGCAGTGTTAAATGTCTTATAAACTAACATTACCAGCTCACGGTCTCGATAATTCCAAACTATCTAAATAT
It includes:
- the LOC127446444 gene encoding bladder cancer-associated protein-like, with product MYCLQWLLPVLLIPKPLNPALWFNHSMFMGFYLISFLLERKPCTICALVFLAALFLICYSCWGNCFLYHCHDSPLPASAHDPNIVGT